A single genomic interval of Trachemys scripta elegans isolate TJP31775 chromosome 3, CAS_Tse_1.0, whole genome shotgun sequence harbors:
- the ASRGL1 gene encoding isoaspartyl peptidase/L-asparaginase, producing MKPVIVVHGGAGRIFKDREEGARSGVTRAALKGYSILKQGGNALDAVEEAVTSMEDDPHFNAGYGSVLNEKGEVEMDAIIMDGKNLASGAVSAVKCIANPIKLARLVMEKTEHMLLTDHGANLFAKAMGVPEIPGEKLISERSRERWSKNLEPDSNPHEFKKNPGTVGAVAIDNEGNVACATSTGGLTNKLVGRVGDSACIGSGGYADNHVGAISTTGHGESMMKVVLARLILYHMEQGMSPVDAADTALNYMKTRVGGLGGVIVVSNSGGWAARFSTKQMSWATVKDDQLQYGIYTGEIHTSSVIESK from the exons ATGAAGCCTGTTATTGTTGTTCATGGTGGAGCTGGCCGCATCTTTAAAGATCGGGAAGAAGGAGCTCGTTCAGGTGTTACCAGAGCAGCACTGAAAGGTTATAGTATCCTTAAACAAGGAGGCAATGCATTAGATGCAGTTGAAGAAgcagtgacatcaatggaagaTGATCCACATTTTAATGCAG GCTATGGATCTGTTTTAAATGAGAAGGGTGAAGTAGAAATGGATGCCATTATCATGGATGGAAAAAATCTAGCCTCAGGAGCAGTATCTGCAGTTAAATGTATAGCTAACCCAATAAAGCTTGCTCGTCTTGTCATGGAAAAG ACAGAGCACATGTTGCTGACTGACCATGGAGCAAATCTTTTTGCCAAGGCCATGGGTGTTCCTGAGATTCCAGGGGAGAAACTTATATCGGAAAGATCCAGGGAGAGATGGAGCAAGAACCTTGAGCCAGATTCTAACCCTCATGAGTTTAAAAA AAACCCTGGAACAGTTGGTGCTGTTGCTATAGACAATGAAGGAAACGTAGCTTGTGCAACATCCACTGGGGGACTCACTAATAAACTGGTTGGCCGAGTCGGTGATTCAGCATGCATAG GAAGTGGAGGCTATGCTGATAACCATGTTGGTGCCATCTCTACCACAGGACATGGAGAAAGCATGATGAAAGTGGTCCTAGCCCGACTTATTCTCTATCACATGGAACAAG GAATGTCACCGGTGGACGCTGCTGACACTGCATTGAATTATATGAAAACAAGAGTGGGTGGATTAGGAGGTGTCATAGTTGTCAGCAATTCAGGGGGCTGGGCAGCAAGGTTCTCCACCAAGCAGATGTCTTGGGCTACAGTGAAGGATGACCAATTGCAGTATGGCATTTACACAGGGGAGATACATACGAGCTCTGTTATTGAGTCCAAGTAA